A region of Lycium barbarum isolate Lr01 chromosome 3, ASM1917538v2, whole genome shotgun sequence DNA encodes the following proteins:
- the LOC132633138 gene encoding succinate dehydrogenase assembly factor 2, mitochondrial codes for MANLRRALLFTIPRILNRTPIATSTLPSHNLYRPLAGTFSRFISSNEAVNIDLSNEESKRRLFNRLIYRSKQRGYLELDLVLGKWVEEHIQSMDENGIKSLVNVLDLENPDLWKWLTGQEQPPDAIKTNPVFSAVREKVMNNLDKHASPETRAVPGQPWVRGWDDIKRARDAPIAGNQ; via the exons ATTCCTCGAATCCTCAACAGAACACCCATTGCAACCTCCACACTCCCATCTCACAATCTTTACAG GCCTTTAGCTGGAACATTTTCGCGTTTTATTTCTTCCAACGAGGCGGTTAATATTGATCTTTCTAACGAAGAGAGCAAAAGGCGTTTATTTAACAG GCTTATTTATCGGAGTAAACAAAGAGGCTACCTGGAGCTAGACCTTGTTCTTGGCAAATGGGTGGAGGAACATATACAGTCTATGGACGAAAATGGAATTAAGTCCCTTGTTAATGTTCTTGACCTG GAGAATCCAGATTTGTGGAAGTGGCTGACTGGTCAGGAGCAACCCCCAGATGCAATAAAAACAAATCCT GTATTTTCTGCTGTGCGTGAAAAAGTTATGAATAACCTTGACAAACATGCTTCTCCTGAGACTCGCGCTGTTCCAGGACAACCTTGGGTGAGAGGGTGGGACGATATCAAGAGAGCCCGAGATGCGCCTATAGCTGGGAATCAGTAG
- the LOC132633139 gene encoding uncharacterized protein At4g14100-like produces the protein MQFSPFPLRNLSTCSLSLLLAFLEKVKAKAKGQSHYHCLSTKRKKEMLISGETTKVSAGLLLVAVTSLCIASESGDPIPTRWPEQFHSILFMNNTKGNLQIVDLWYDWPNGRNFNIIKNQLGKRLYDLEWDNHTSFYYTLDANKECKVRHFPVGILRPTWLQGGNYLGQRYMDGFLCNVWEKVDFIWYYEDVVTKRPVYWAFFTGMIAHVMTFEVGKVLEDPNWQAPVYCFNEIKDEKISSPVSLFTNDDVSIGKLIGASMDVSLLL, from the exons ATGCAGTTTTCTCCCTTCCCCTTGAGAAATCTCTCCACGTGTTCCCTCTCTCTCCTATTAGCCTTTCTTGAAAAGGTGAAGGCAAAAGCAAAAGGGCAATCCCACTATCATTGCCTTTCCACTAAGAGGAAAAAAGAAATGTTGATTTCAGGCGAAACCACTAAAGTCTCCGCTGGCCTCCTCCTTGTCGCGGTGACTTCTCTGTGCATTGCATCAGAATCGGGCGACCCAATACCAACTCGATGGCCGGAACAATTCCATTCAATTCTCTTCATGAACAACACCAAGGGTAATCTTCAAATCGTTGATTTATGGTACGATTGGCCTAATGGAAGGAACTTCAACATAATTAAAAATCAATTGGGAAAGCGCCTTTACGATTTGGAATGGGATAATCATACTTCTTTTTACTACACTTTGGATGCTAATAAGGAGTGTAAGGTCAGGCATTTTCCTGTGGGGATACTTAGACCTACTTGGTTACAGGGTGGGAATTATTTGGGACAGCGATATATGGATGGGTTTCTATGCAATGTGTGGGAAAAAGTTGATTTCATTTGGTATTATGAAGATGTTGTTACTAAAAGACCTGTTTACTGGGCTTTCTTCACAG GTATGATTGCACATGTAATGACATTTGAAGTAGGAAAAGTGCTGGAGGATCCAAATTGGCAAGCTCCTGTTTACTGTTTCAATGAGATCAAGGATGAAAAGATATCATCTCCTGTTAGTTTATTTACTAATGATGATGTTTCGATTGGCAAACTCATTGGAGCATCTATGGATGTTTCTTTACTGCTCTAA
- the LOC132633140 gene encoding uncharacterized protein LOC132633140, protein MALQAPTRIPASPLAPNSGLRQAPNGLALKSSFFSPSVHLLLPPPSFSVAAPATAPRISMRVTSKQAYICRDCGYIYNERTPFEKQPDKYFCPVCGAPKRRFRAYEPKVTKDANSTEVRKARKKELKRDEAIGNILPIAIGVGVVALAALYFYVNNSS, encoded by the exons ATGGCCCTGCAAGCACCTACTAGAATTCCAGCTAGTCCTTTAGCCCCAAACAGTGGTCTTAGACAGGCACCAAATGGTTTAGCTTTGAAATCATCATTTTTTTCTCCATCAGTTCATCTCTTGCTTCCACCTCCATCATTCTCTGTTGCTGCTCCTGCTACTGCCCCTAGAATCTCCATGCGTGTTACCTCTAAACAGGCCTATATTTGCCGGGATTGCGG GTATATTTACAATGAGAGAACTCCTTTTGAGAAACAACCCGACAAGTACTTCTGTCCTG TATGTGGAGCTCCCAAAAGAAGATTCAGGGCTTATGAACCTAAAGTAACCAAAGATGCTAATTCCACAGAGGTTCGTAAGGCCAGAAAAAAAGAGTTAAAAAGAGATGAGGCTATTGG GAACATACTGCCCATTGCtattggagttggagttgttgCACTTGCTGCTTTATACTTCTATGTCAACAACAGTTCTTAG